Within the Methanomicrobia archaeon genome, the region TCTCAGTGGGCTCTATTTGGAAGTTCTTGATCTCAAGCCCAGATTTCTGAGTGCCAGAAATACACGCTCCTGCCACTAATACAATAACTATACCAATAGCAACTAACAAAAACCTTCCATTTCCTTTCTTTTTCATTCTTTACATGACCTCCTCATTCCATAGCATCAGGTAATAAAAATTGCAACCTAATGGCAATCTATACTACCATATTGTACTTCAGCACTTAAAAAACTTACGATAACACAAATTCGTGGAAAGTTGTTACTAATTCCTTTTTACCGACGGTATTTTTGAAAAATGCCAGGGCAACTTCCGGGAGTTCACCGAGTCCGAAAGCGCACAGAAGAATTTTATGGTGCACGCGTTATTAGAGTTATCGGCGAAGGTAAAGGCGAAAGGTGAAGGCGAAGGCGAAGACCGAGAAGAGAAAAGAAGAAGAGAAGAGATGAGAAGAAGAGAAAAGACAGATCCACGGATCGATCGATTGATAGGGGATTTGAAGCGGATTTCGCGCGAGAGCAGCGCACCGCTGTGGCGGGACATCGCGAAGCGATTGGAGAAGCCGCGACGGCATTACGCTGAGGTGAATCTGAGCAAGATAAACAGATATTCAGCGGAGAACGACACGATCGTGGTCCCGGGCAAGGTGCTGAGCGCGGGCGAGATCGAGAAGCCGGTCACCATAGCGGCGCTGGGCTTCAGTAAACGGGCAGTTGAGAAGATCAGCTCGCGTGGTAAGTGCGTGAGCATTGAGGAATTGATGGAAGCCAACCCGAAAGGGTCCGGTGTGAAGATAATCGTTTAATCAACCACCAACCAAATCTTTTTAGGAAGAAGGAGTTATTAGAAAGAGCGATGGGGATAGAAGTAATAGATGGCGAAGGGCTCATCTTGGGGCGAATGGCAAGTGCGGTAGCGAAGAAGCTCCTGACCGAACCGGATACTGAGATCGTGATCGTTAATGCGGAACGCGTAGTCATAAGCGGGTCAAAGGAGCGGACTTTTAAAGATTACAAGGCGAAGAAGGATCGCGGTTCAAAAGAGCAGGGGCCGTTCTACCCGAAAATGCCCGATCGGATCGTGAAGCGCACGATACGGGGTATGCTCCCTTATAAGCAGGGTAAGGGCAGAGATGCGTTCGCGCGTTTGAAGGTTTATCTGAGTATACCCGATGAATATGAAGCGGCTGAGCGTGGTTCCGTGGCGAACGCCTCAGCAGAACGGTTATCGCGTAAATATGTAACGGTAGGGGAGGTAAGTGAAAAGTTAGGATGGGCACCAAAACGAAGGTAAAGAAACCCGTGAACGAAGTGGGGAAGCGGAAGACCGCGGTCGCACGCGTAACGATAAAAGAGGGTAAAGGCGCTGTAAGGATAAATAAGAAGCCGTTGGAAATCATCGAGCCGGACGTGGTCCGGGCGAAGCTGGCGGAACCGTTGTTTATCGCTTCTCAGTTTCCTGATATAAATATTGCGAGCATCGATGTGGAGGTAACCGTGAATGGTGGCGGCTTCATCGGCCAGGCCGAAGCTGCTCGTACTGCTATTGCGCGTGGCTTGGTGGAATGGACGGAGAACGAGGAGCTGAAAGAGACCTATCAGGACTATGATAGGACCCTAGTGGTTAGTGACATGCGTAAGCGGGAGACGAAGAAGTTTGGTGCAAAAGGCGCACGAGCAAAGCGGCAGAAGTCCTATCGGTGAGGCGGCGGACTAATGATTCCAGTTCGGTGTTTCACGTGCGGAAAGGTTATATCAGACGTTTGGGATGAGTATAAGGAGCGGATAAAGCGCGAGGATCCAGGCATGGTGCTGGACGATTTAGGGATAACGCGCTATTGCTGTCGCCGAATGCTTCTGACGCACGCGGAGCTTATAGATGAGGTTGCACCTTATGGATAAGACTAATGACGGAGTGGATGGTAACTAATGATTGACGAAGGGGTTGTAGGGTAGCTTGGTCTATCCTTCGGCGTTCGGGACGCCGAGACCTGAGTTCAAATCTCAGCAACCCCATTCTCTCATCACGTGCTCACCATACATAAATAAAGGAAGGTTGATCTTCTTGACGAAAAAAGGAAGAATGGAATATACGAAATACGAAAAATCACGCATCATAGGTGCTCGAGCACTGCAGATAGCCATGGGCGCTCCCGTGCTCATAGAGACCGACGAGATGGACCCCATAAACATTGCCATAGAAGAATTCGAGAAAGACGTTGTACCAATAACAGTGAGAAGGAGCGAGGACTGAGTTACTCACGACTCCGCTCGCTTCTACTGACTATTTAGCTGACTACGTGACTGACGTTAAAGCAGATTTATTTGTGCGGGTGTTACGCTACGTCTCTCCGTCTTACGCTCGCTATGCTGCTACCAACCCCGCACCTGCAGCAGCTCCTCTTCGCCCAGAACGCTCACTTCAATGCCCTTCATCGGCGTTCCTAAGCCCTTAGAAAGCTCAGCCAGTTTCTTCGCGTCATCGTAGTTGTTCACCGCTTCCACAATTGCCACGGCCATCCTGTCTGGCGTTTCTGATTTGAAAATGCCTGATCCGACGAAAACACCGTCTGCACCGAGCTGCATCATGAGCGCGGCATCCGCAGGTGTTGCCACGCCGCCTGCTGCGAAGTTCACGACGGGCAAGCGCTGCAATTCCGCTGTCTCGCGCACTAATTCAACGGACACTTTTGACTCTTTCGCCACGTCTTTCAGCTCCTCGTCGTTCTTTCCCTTGAGCGCTCGAATCTCGCCCATGATTAGCTTCATGTGTCGAACCGCTTCCTTCACGTCGCCCGTTCCTGCTTCGCCCTTCGTCCTTATCATTGCCGCTCCTTCCTCTACTCTCCGCAACGCCTCGCCTAAATCGCGCGCGCCGCAGACGAACGGCACGGTAAACTTTCGCTTATCCACATGATGCGTGTCCACCGGCGTGAGAACCTCTGATTCGTCTACCATGTCCACACCCAGCGCTTCCAGTATCTCCGCCTCGACGAAATGGCCTATTCGGCACTTTGCCATCACCGGTATCGTTACGGCATCGATAATCCCCGAGATGACCGCGGGATCTGCCATGCGTGCTACGCCACCGGCCTTCCGTATATCCGCGGGAACGGCATGTAACGCCATGACCGCAATTGCACCAGCATCCTCAGCGATCCTCGCCTGCTCTGTGCTCGTTACGTCCATGATCACGCCGCCCTTCTGTAAGGACGCAAAACCTCGCTTTAAAAGCTCTGTTCCGTGTCTCAGCTCCTCAATTACTACCTGTCCCTTCATTCTTTCTCATCCTCTTGGCTTACTCTATCTCCGTCACACCCTTATCCTCATGCATAACAACTATCGCACTTTAATCTTCTGTTTTCTGCTCCTCTTTCGTTAAGTTCAATATGTAAACTACGCGCTTTTATTCTTATAAAGATTCAAAATGCAACTTGCTTTCGAGCTGTCCGGGGAGCACGAAACGCTGCCAAAGGCTGAGGTTCTCGCATGCCTAGACGCATCAGGCGTTGCGTACGAGGAACGGACGTTCTTAGAGGGACTCTTGGTGATTGAAGCACAGCTCTCGCCCGAAAATGCGCTTCTCCAAGTGCTATCAAAGCGATTAGGAATGACGCATCGCGTTTATGCTGTGTTAGGCACGAGCGCGCTGGTCGAAAAGCAGATACAGGAACTCGTTAACAGCGTGGACGTGAGCGCTATTATGGGAGCGGAGCGCACCTTTGCGGTTCGTACCCGGTTCATGCGCAAAAGCAGCTTGTATTCGAGAAGAGATGAGTTATTAAGGCTGGTGGGAGCGTGCATCACGAGAGCGGGTTACACGGTGGATCTTAAAAGGCCGTCAAAAACCTTCGTTCTCCTGTTAACAGCACAAAAATGCTTCTTCTGTCTGCTCGTGC harbors:
- a CDS encoding 30S ribosomal protein S9, giving the protein MGTKTKVKKPVNEVGKRKTAVARVTIKEGKGAVRINKKPLEIIEPDVVRAKLAEPLFIASQFPDINIASIDVEVTVNGGGFIGQAEAARTAIARGLVEWTENEELKETYQDYDRTLVVSDMRKRETKKFGAKGARAKRQKSYR
- a CDS encoding DNA-directed RNA polymerase subunit N; protein product: MIPVRCFTCGKVISDVWDEYKERIKREDPGMVLDDLGITRYCCRRMLLTHAELIDEVAPYG
- a CDS encoding 50S ribosomal protein L13, with amino-acid sequence MEVIDGEGLILGRMASAVAKKLLTEPDTEIVIVNAERVVISGSKERTFKDYKAKKDRGSKEQGPFYPKMPDRIVKRTIRGMLPYKQGKGRDAFARLKVYLSIPDEYEAAERGSVANASAERLSRKYVTVGEVSEKLGWAPKRR
- the pdxS gene encoding pyridoxal 5'-phosphate synthase lyase subunit PdxS; this translates as MKGQVVIEELRHGTELLKRGFASLQKGGVIMDVTSTEQARIAEDAGAIAVMALHAVPADIRKAGGVARMADPAVISGIIDAVTIPVMAKCRIGHFVEAEILEALGVDMVDESEVLTPVDTHHVDKRKFTVPFVCGARDLGEALRRVEEGAAMIRTKGEAGTGDVKEAVRHMKLIMGEIRALKGKNDEELKDVAKESKVSVELVRETAELQRLPVVNFAAGGVATPADAALMMQLGADGVFVGSGIFKSETPDRMAVAIVEAVNNYDDAKKLAELSKGLGTPMKGIEVSVLGEEELLQVRGW
- a CDS encoding 50S ribosomal protein L18e, which codes for MVHALLELSAKVKAKGEGEGEDREEKRRREEMRRREKTDPRIDRLIGDLKRISRESSAPLWRDIAKRLEKPRRHYAEVNLSKINRYSAENDTIVVPGKVLSAGEIEKPVTIAALGFSKRAVEKISSRGKCVSIEELMEANPKGSGVKIIV
- a CDS encoding DNA-directed RNA polymerase subunit K codes for the protein MEYTKYEKSRIIGARALQIAMGAPVLIETDEMDPINIAIEEFEKDVVPITVRRSED